The proteins below come from a single Terriglobia bacterium genomic window:
- the purB gene encoding adenylosuccinate lyase: MIARYTRPEIGRIWSEENKFRQWLAVEIAATETLAEAGLVPRQAAKVIRQKADFDLARIHQIEAEVKHDVIAFTTAVAEKIGPESRWLHYGLTSNDVVDTAQALQVKAASAILLDNMTRLRDVLRRRAFEFQHTPMVGRTHGMHAEPITFGLKLANWYAEIVRGLARFERAAEEMRVGKFSGAVGNFAHLDPELEEKICARLGLEAAAISSQVIQRDRHANYLATLAVVASSLDKIAVEIRHLQRTEVREAEEFFSEKQKGSSAMPHKRNPVNFEQISGLARVVRSNAQAALENVALWHERDISHSSVERIILPDSTILADYMLAKMADLVETLVVYPERMRQNLESSGGLVFSGQLLLDLVEGGTLTREDAYRIVQRNAMKAWQDGANFRELIAAELEITSRISRQQIERAFDLKRQLRNVDKIFARVFGEKQTKSQRTQRKT; encoded by the coding sequence TTGATCGCCCGCTATACGCGCCCGGAGATAGGCCGCATCTGGAGCGAGGAGAACAAGTTTCGCCAGTGGCTGGCGGTGGAGATTGCCGCCACCGAGACACTGGCAGAAGCGGGCCTGGTACCCCGCCAGGCGGCGAAGGTGATCCGGCAGAAAGCGGACTTCGACCTGGCGCGCATTCACCAGATCGAGGCCGAGGTGAAGCACGATGTCATCGCCTTTACCACGGCGGTGGCGGAGAAGATCGGCCCGGAGTCGCGCTGGCTGCATTACGGCCTGACCTCCAACGACGTGGTGGACACGGCGCAGGCGCTGCAGGTGAAGGCGGCGTCGGCGATCCTCCTGGACAACATGACGCGGCTGCGCGACGTGTTGCGCCGGCGCGCCTTCGAATTCCAGCACACGCCGATGGTGGGACGGACGCATGGCATGCACGCCGAACCCATTACCTTTGGCCTGAAGCTGGCCAACTGGTACGCCGAAATCGTCCGCGGCCTTGCCCGGTTTGAGCGTGCAGCGGAGGAGATGCGCGTCGGGAAGTTCTCCGGCGCGGTGGGCAACTTCGCCCATCTCGATCCGGAGTTGGAAGAGAAAATCTGCGCCCGGCTGGGGCTGGAGGCGGCGGCGATTTCCTCGCAGGTGATCCAGCGCGACCGCCACGCCAATTACCTGGCAACGCTGGCGGTGGTTGCCTCTTCGCTGGACAAGATCGCGGTGGAAATCCGCCACCTGCAGCGCACCGAGGTGCGTGAGGCCGAGGAGTTCTTCAGCGAAAAGCAGAAGGGTTCGTCGGCCATGCCGCACAAGCGCAATCCCGTGAACTTCGAGCAGATCAGCGGGCTGGCGCGCGTGGTGCGGTCGAACGCGCAGGCGGCGCTGGAAAACGTGGCGCTGTGGCACGAGCGCGACATTTCACACTCTTCGGTGGAACGCATCATCCTGCCCGATTCCACCATCCTTGCCGACTACATGCTGGCGAAGATGGCGGACCTGGTCGAAACCCTGGTGGTGTACCCCGAACGGATGCGGCAAAACCTGGAGAGTTCGGGCGGGCTGGTGTTCAGCGGACAGCTCCTGCTCGACCTGGTGGAGGGTGGCACGCTGACGCGCGAGGATGCGTACCGCATCGTGCAGCGGAACGCGATGAAGGCGTGGCAGGATGGCGCGAATTTCCGCGAACTGATCGCAGCCGAGCTGGAGATTACGTCGCGCATTTCGCGCCAACAGATCGAGCGCGCCTTCGACCTGAAGCGGCAGTTAAGGAATGTGGACAAAATTTTCGCGCGCGTGTTCGGGGAAAAGCAAACCAAGTCGCAGAGGACGCAGAGGAAGACATAG
- a CDS encoding MarR family winged helix-turn-helix transcriptional regulator, whose amino-acid sequence MSPRGILHPNYKLMAEFRYQIRRFLRFSEDTARAGGLEPQQYQLMLALKGMAADVRPRVGELAERLQIQHHSTVELVDRLARRGLIKRRRSDSDRREVLLELTPRGDKIVEEIALRHWAEYREMAPDLVVSLKKLIRETQTNNGSRSGRSKASRS is encoded by the coding sequence ATGAGCCCGCGCGGCATCCTGCATCCCAACTACAAGCTGATGGCGGAATTTCGTTACCAGATTCGCCGCTTCCTGCGTTTCAGCGAAGACACGGCACGCGCCGGAGGTCTGGAGCCGCAGCAGTATCAGCTCATGCTGGCACTCAAGGGCATGGCCGCCGACGTCCGCCCGCGTGTCGGTGAGCTCGCCGAGCGCCTGCAGATTCAGCATCACAGTACCGTGGAGCTTGTGGACCGGCTGGCGCGCCGCGGGTTGATCAAGCGCCGCCGCAGCGACTCGGACCGCCGCGAGGTCTTGCTGGAACTCACGCCGCGAGGCGATAAAATCGTCGAGGAGATTGCGCTGCGCCACTGGGCGGAATACCGCGAGATGGCGCCCGACCTGGTTGTCTCGCTGAAAAAATTGATCCGCGAAACCCAGACAAACAACGGGTCGCGATCCGGCAGGAGCAAGGCAAGCCGCAGTTGA
- a CDS encoding glutaredoxin family protein, with the protein MELIVYSSSWCPDCRIAKRFLAKHHVPYKEVDIEETPGAAQEILARTGKRAIPQFVINGVWVEPYRPGEGFLYEEMSKLLGISDDPAAAND; encoded by the coding sequence ATGGAACTTATTGTTTACTCGTCCAGTTGGTGCCCGGACTGCCGCATTGCCAAACGATTTCTCGCCAAGCACCACGTTCCCTACAAAGAGGTTGATATCGAGGAGACGCCCGGCGCAGCGCAGGAGATTCTCGCCCGCACCGGCAAGCGTGCCATCCCGCAGTTTGTCATCAACGGCGTCTGGGTCGAGCCCTATCGCCCGGGCGAAGGCTTCCTCTACGAAGAGATGAGCAAACTGCTCGGTATCAGCGACGATC